The Microbacterium sp. SORGH_AS_0862 genome has a segment encoding these proteins:
- a CDS encoding 1-aminocyclopropane-1-carboxylate deaminase, which produces MKLDQFPRHPLTFGPSPLQHLKRLSQHLGGAQVWAKREDVSSGLAFGGNKVRKLEYIVPDVLASGADTLVSIGGYQSNHTRAVAAVAAHLGLKARLVQEKWVPWDDPTNDKVGNILLSRMMGADSRLDDAGFDIGIRDSWRQALAEVEDAGGTPYPIPAGASEHPLGGLGFANWAFEVAEQEKQLGVFFDTIVVCTVTGSTHAGMIAGFAALEDLAGVKRRVLGIDASATLTKTRDQVGRIARATAELIELGRDLRDDEIQVLEGWAGELYGIPVDSTMEAIALGAQLEAMITDPVYEGKSLAGLIDLVGSGDIPKDSTVLYAHLGGQPAINAYHSLWS; this is translated from the coding sequence ATGAAGCTCGACCAGTTCCCCCGCCATCCGCTCACTTTCGGGCCCAGCCCGCTGCAGCACCTGAAGCGCCTGAGCCAGCACCTCGGCGGTGCCCAGGTATGGGCGAAACGCGAAGACGTGTCGAGCGGACTCGCCTTCGGCGGCAACAAGGTGCGCAAGCTCGAGTACATCGTCCCGGACGTGCTCGCATCGGGAGCGGACACCCTCGTGTCGATCGGCGGCTACCAGTCGAATCACACCCGAGCGGTCGCCGCGGTCGCCGCGCACCTCGGTCTGAAGGCGCGCCTGGTGCAGGAGAAGTGGGTCCCCTGGGACGACCCCACCAATGACAAGGTCGGCAACATCCTGCTCTCACGCATGATGGGGGCCGACTCGCGGCTGGACGACGCCGGTTTCGACATCGGCATCCGCGATTCGTGGCGGCAGGCTCTCGCGGAGGTGGAGGATGCCGGCGGCACGCCGTATCCGATCCCCGCGGGCGCATCGGAGCACCCGTTGGGCGGTCTCGGCTTCGCCAACTGGGCGTTCGAGGTCGCAGAGCAGGAGAAGCAGCTCGGCGTGTTCTTCGACACGATCGTCGTGTGCACGGTGACCGGCTCCACGCACGCAGGGATGATCGCGGGCTTCGCGGCGCTCGAGGACCTCGCGGGTGTCAAGCGCCGGGTGCTCGGCATCGACGCATCCGCGACGCTCACCAAGACGCGCGACCAGGTCGGGCGCATCGCACGTGCGACGGCCGAACTCATCGAACTCGGGCGCGACCTACGCGACGACGAGATCCAGGTGCTCGAAGGCTGGGCGGGTGAGCTGTACGGCATCCCCGTCGACTCGACCATGGAGGCGATCGCCCTCGGCGCTCAGCTCGAGGCGATGATCACCGACCCCGTCTACGAGGGCAAGTCGCTGGCGGGTCTCATCGATCTCGTCGGATCCGGCGACATCCCCAAGGACTCCACGGTGCTCTACGCGCACCTCGGCGGACAGCCGGCGATCAACGCCTACCACTCCCTCTGGAGCTGA